Proteins encoded by one window of Nicotiana tabacum cultivar K326 chromosome 10, ASM71507v2, whole genome shotgun sequence:
- the LOC107777938 gene encoding uncharacterized protein LOC107777938, whose product MDSASAIPFHSLASSVTMFNGLNFSEWREQVQFYLGVMDLDLALLNDKPAAITDSSSADEKSFYKAWERSNRLSLMFMRMNIANNIKSTIPQTESAMEYLTFVEERFRSADKSLAGTLMAELTTMKFDGSRSMQNHIIEMTNIAARLQTLGMKVDDSFLVQFILNSLPPEYGPF is encoded by the exons ATGGATTCtgcttcag CTATTCCTTTTCATTCGCTTGCTTCGTCTGTTACTATGTTCAATGGATTGAACTTCTCTGAATGGCGTGAACAAGTCCAGTTCTACTTAGGTGTGATGGATCTTGACTTGGCTCTGCTGAATGATAAGCCCGCTGCCATTACTGATTCGAGCAGTGCGGATGAGAAGTCTTTCTATAAAGCATGGGAACGTTCTAACAGGCTAAGCCTTATGTTTATGCGAATGAATATTGCCAACAACATTAAGAGTACTATTCCACAAACAGAAAGTGCCATGGAATACCTGACGTTTGTGGAAGAACGTTTTCGTTCTGCAGATAAGTCTCTCGCTGGTACACTAATGGCTGAACTCACGACCATGAAGTTTGATGGGTCGCGTAGTATGCAAAACCATATCATCGAGATGACTAACATTGCAGCAAGACTTCAGACCTTGGGGATGAAAGTGGATGACTCCTTCTTGGTTCAGTTTATTCTGAACTCGTTACCTCCTGAGTATGGACCTTTTTAA